The Pongo abelii isolate AG06213 chromosome 19, NHGRI_mPonAbe1-v2.0_pri, whole genome shotgun sequence genome includes the window CTCCCCCAGGGTCGGCAACCCCTAGTGCCTGAGCGGGTGCGGCCTCCCCGAAGCCCACTCTCCCTGCCCCAGGTGCACCAGAGACCCCTCAGAGGCTTCCGGGGCCTGGAGGGAGAAACCAGCGTTCTTATCACAGGCTGAAagctccacctggccccacccaacCCCAGTCTCAGCCACCTCGGGCTCCCCTGCTCTGAGAGTTCCTGTCATGATAAACTggggcttctttccttaaatcttCCGGGCCCAGGGACCCCTGAGCCTGCACCTGGGGCCGTGGCATCCTTTCAGGGCTCATGCTGAGAGCCGTGCCTCTGAGAACCCCTCGAGAGCCTCTGTCACAGGCGAATCCACTCGCACCCCTTGGCAGTCTATGTCCACCCTGGCAGGCTGGTCTCGTGATTCGGAGGCGATGCTCCAGCTATCCCTGGGCCCAGGTTGGCCACAAGCTGAGTCAGTGGCTGGATGAACTGACACCCTGCGGCTGCCATCTTCCCTGCAGGAGCTCAGGGCACCCGCCTGCCACCCCACGCTGCCCCTGCTctgtgacagagcaggagcatcaccatcttggacaagcCCCTCATTCTAAAGTTCACCTTAACCAAAAACTGCCTCAATCCATagggcatcagcctaatggctaaggtcagcacaaccataaaccacaaataacatctccaaccagaaacattccaaactcCTCCCCAACCAGAAACGTGCTAGCCCCAAGATAACCCTCCTCCAGCCAGGAAGATGCCAGCTTCGAGAAAACCCACCTCCAGGCTGGAAAGATGTCtgccccaagataacctcccctcctTCCAACCCTGCCATAAACTTCTCCACGCACATAAACATTCCGAGCTTCTGATAAGCTCTCTCACCCTAAAACCAATGTATACTCTCAGTCTGTAAGACTCCTGACCACAATCGGCTGGGGGCGCCTCTCAGGTTTTAACtaaaaaaatctgtctttaaCTGCCAGCCGcgttttgtttctttcctctttctgatGCTCTGCACGCGTGGGGCGGGCCATCCTCACTGCACACCCGCCGCCTGGAGCAGGGTGTCCCGTCTCTCACGTGCGGCATCTGGCACCCACTTTTCTCACAGGGCCTGTCCTGACACCTCCCACAGCCTGCGTGTCACCCAGGGCCAGTGCCCAGGCACGGCAGGCGACAGCCATCATCCACAGCTGCCTCCGCACGGGAGAGACTCTGGTGCCGACAAGAACCCAGGGTCTGAAGAAGGGCCTTTCCCATCCTCGGGGCCCGCTGTGCCCCATCTCCCCACCTgctgcagcccccaccccagggcGTGTCCCCGAGACCACTGAGGCCACGACGTACATGCACCAATCACGGCCACAGGAGTGGCCTGGGAGACCGGGGCCCTCTGGCCAGCTGAATGGTGAGGATAAATGGCTGGTGCTGCCTTGGCCCCAAAGCTGTGAGGAGCTCTGTTAGGATGGCGAGAGCACCCCCGCACTGCCGTCCCCTCAGGGGCATCGACCGCCTAAGTCATGTGTCACAACTGTCTATGGTGGCCCAGGGCACTGACCCCTGCGGGACACCTAGAGCTGCATGCCCACTTGCCATAAAGTGGGACGACACTGGTTTCGACACCGGTTTTGGGGTGAGCCCAGTGGATGCAACACGCTGAGGTCTCCACAAGCAAGCAGAGGcacgagagagactcagtctcccTCCCCAGAATTCCCCTCTCAGGTGCTGGGGTGGGGTCCAGACATGGTGCGCCCAGTGACCACCTGGAGCCAGGCCTCCCTGTACCCCATGGAAGATCTCAGGCCAAGCCCCAACAAGTCCTCATTAGGCAGAGGCACACGGGACTGCCCCCAAGACTGCGGGGACGGCTCCCCAAGACCCACCGTCTGCCTGGACAGACCGACTGGCCGGGGCCccgcctctcctgcctccctctgtctTCGGCTCTGAGGAGCAGCCCCAGAACGGGAACCCATGGCCTGGGAAGGATGTACGAACAGGCACTGAGTCTGCTATGTGTGGGCACTGGGATGGAGGGGCAAGACCCATGGGGCACACAGAGAAACAAACTGGCACCCAGGGCAGCAAGCACAGGGACAGACGCAGCCGAAGGCCCAGGGACGCATGGGAGGCACGGAGGACACAgcggagggaggaggcagggcgCATCGGGGGAGGCCGAGCCGGCCAGCTGGGGTGAGCATGGGCAGCAGGTGGAGAGGCCAGGGATGGGCCAGAATCAGCAAGGCAGGGCTTTGATCGGGACCTGGCCCAGGTGAGGGCTCTGGCGGAAGTCTTCCTTCTCAAGCCCGGGGGATTCGCCACCCTCCCCCATTGTCCGAAGCCCTGGCTCTTCCTGAGCGCGTGCGCGGCCCCTGTACCTGCAGCTTCCTGGATGAAGGCAGAGTTGCGTTTGAGGAGGAGCAGGAACGAGGAGGAGCCGTGGCTGCACAGATAGAGCAGGATCTTCAGCAcctggggagtggggtgggcagCAGTGCTGGGCAGGCCAGACACGGGACACCCAGGGCAGGGCCCGGGGGCACCCCAAGGGCACAGAGCTGCCTGCCACCCTGGGCCGCTGGTCTGCTCCTCCAGCCTCACCACCGTGGGCCGGGCCTCGGGCCTGACCCTTGACCACCCAGGGGCTCACCTTGAGCTTCCCGTGGCCAGAGCTGCTATGCAGGCGACTCAGGAGGTACTCCAGCAGGCACTGGCTGCTGCCCGGAGACTCGTGGGAGATTTCTGCGGCACGCTCGGGTTAGGGAAGGGCGAGATGATGAAGGCTGTGCCGGGCCGCAGGGAGACCGGGCCATGAGGCCTCTCAGTTCACGTTCCCTGGAGGCGCCTACTGTAGGCTCCGCCATCAGGAGCGCCGGGGCTTCTAGGGTCCCCTGTGTCATCAGTATTGCAGCCTTCAGACCCCACCCACGCCTGGTTACAATGATAAAGGAGCCGTGGATCCCCCTAGGGACAGCAGGATCCCCAGGAACCCTTCGCACCACTCTGGGACCCTGCCATCCGCTCTTTCCACTACACGGGGACGTCGAGGAAGGATACTAGCAATCTCTTCAAACAGGTAGCCCGGACACGGAACATCATCATCCGATGTCCCCTTCAGGAGAATCGGGAGCTGAAAGGGAACAAGCGCCCCCGCCGTGATGAGATGCCGTTTCCCATAGGGATGAATCCGCAGCCCCCCAAAGGGGATGGAAACGACCCACCTCTCACTGTTGACATGGCCGGAGAGAGGACTGGGAAGGGATGAAAACTGTGCTACTGGCCACATGGAGGCTGCAGCAGGGTCCTCTCTCAACAGTCAGGGATGAATAGCCTCGGAGAAGAGGCAAATCAATGGTGGTTCTCCAAGGAGGAGCTGCGCCACTTGGGTTAAGAAGGGACACAGGACCCAGCATCCCTGCACTTACCAGCACATAAGGCTATTTGAAGGTACCTCTCCTGTACCTACCTACTGACTAGCAAAGCCAAACAAGGCCCAGGCAAGCCCCTTTCCACGCAGGGGACTATGAATGGTTCCACCTCCCCAGAGCCCGGACTGGCAGAGTGACAGCCGCTCAGCCTGACTGGCTCCATCACTCCCCGAGAACCGACTGATGTCGTGTGTTTTACGTTCGCTTAGCGCAGACGTACTTATTTGTTTCATGCTTACTTACTGGCACAAAGATGTACGGTTTATAGGGATGAAAACTGGAACCACCCATTCTTGCATTATTCAGTATCAGGACAGAATAGAGTTCAAGAGTATTTAAGAGGACAAGCATGGGACCGACCGCGCGAGGTGCCGAAGCCTTTCAGTTGGAAGGGCCGAAATCTAGTGACAACATACGAAAACGTGGACCTGAAGTGTTTCCCGAGGCTGTGGACACACATCACTGACACTATTTGCCCACCAAGCCCTAAGGGGAGCTAGTGAGGTTTGCAGGTGACAGCTGACAACTGCAGAACGCAGCACAGAACGACTCTGTCCAAACCTTGCACTGAGAGCCTTGACCAACCCTAGCGTGGCTTCTGGCAGCCCAGGGTCACGCCCTGGGACCACCCAGCCCCCTCTGAAGTCCAGCCTAGAAAAGCTCAGGGCTGACAAAAGAGGGCCGTTTGCTCAGGACGACACCTGGGAACTCGCCCTGGCCTCTACTTCTCAGAGAGTTTACTAAGAGGGGCTTACAATGGTGCGTCCTTCTCTGTCCCTTCGAGATGTCTGTGTTCTCTGCAACCCAGAGGTGCCTCTCCAGGACCGGAGTCCTCTGAAATGACACCGTCAGGGAGGACAGCGGGCTGCCAGCCCACCTGGGCGCCAGCAGCACGGACACAGCGGCTCCACGTCCACCGGGTCCGCCGCTCCTTCCCTCCCGTCGGAGGCCACTGAATGCTGGCCAAGGCCTGTTCGTTCCCCCAGGGTCTGGCTGTGCCCATCGCCCTTGCGCTCGGCGGGCCCGGCTTGGAAGGCCCCGGGACGGCGGGGCGGGCGGGCAGCTCAGGGGCGTCGGCGCGGGCTAAGGGGCCAGGAGCAGCTACCCGGCACGGAGACGCAAGGTCAACGGCTCCGGCCCGGGGCGAGTCCGGGGACTGCGGCGCTCGAGAGGAGCCGTGGGACCGGGGCCCGGGCGGACCGCCCTCACTCACCCGGTGTAGAAAGCTCAGGCGGTCCCGTAGCGGCGGCGCGGCAGCCATGATCCAGGTCCCCTCCCGGTCTGCCCCGCTTCCGCCAGGCCCGGGCCCTCCAATCACTGCGCGGGTCTGGGTCCGCCGGCCAATCCCTCACGGTGGGGCGGGCCCTGAGGTTGGCTTCGTAAACAATTTGAGCCTAGACCAATCCGAAGTCCCAGGGCACAGACAGACTAGGACAAGAGCCAATTGCAGGGGCTCGAGGCCAGGCGAAGCCTGGCCAATTAAGAACTCAGGAACGGTTATGGGCGGATGCGCCGACCTATCAAGCTGTTTGACACCGGAAGAGGACGGACCTAAGATGGCGGCCTCTGGGGGCGCTGGGAATAGCTGCTCATGTCGGCCAACGGAGCGGTGTGGGGCCGCGTGCGAAGCCGCCTCCGCGCCTTCCCCGAGCGGCTGGCCGTCTGCGGGGCCGAGGTGAGGAGCCGCGGGCGGGCCAGTGCTGCGGGGCAGGAGGAGCCGCGAGGGGAGGTGACTGGGAGGGAGGGCGGTGACGGGGTCAGGGGACCCCACGACCCACGCCCTTCCCTTCCGCAGGCCGCGGCGTACGGCAGGTGCGTGCAGGCCTCCACGGCCCCGGGCGGCCGCCTGAGTAAGGACTTCTGCGCGCGGGAGTTCGAGGCCCTGCGAAGCTGCTTTGCCGCCGCGGTAGGTGGGCGCGGGCCCCTCCCAGCCCTTCTCCTCCAAGAGCCAGCGGGCCCCGGCTTTCCTTTGCTTTCCCGTTGGTTCAAGGTTTAATCGCCTGCCGCGTGCTTTAGACGCCGGCTGACAAAACCACCGAGCCACCGACGAGCCCGCGAAACCTCGGCCGTCCTGGGCTTGTCCCTGCATGTTTGTAAAGCGGGACTGGCACCAACCTCAGAAAGGATGGGAGATGTGTGCAAAAAAGCGCCCTGTAAAACCCATAAGCTTTCGTGTTAGCACTGCCGCCGAGGGGTGTCATGCCAGGATCGACCCAACACAGGACTCCCGGAAAGTGCCCATCACCTTCCGGGTCTTCACCTCCCCGGCACTTGCAGCCCCTGCGCAGCTGCAGTGGTGGATTCCTTCAGCACGTGTCCTGCCGGGCACCCCTAGCCACCCTCACAACTGGCACGATAGGGCTTCTTGCCCGTGGGGCTTTAAGTCATTCTGAGGCTggttccctaagtgtcagcctcACCGGGTACCACCTCAGTGTATTTGGGTAGGCCGTGATGCCAGTGCTGACTCTGTTTACTGGGAGCTGTTAATCTGGAGATTTGGACCAGAGAAAGGGTATTTGAACAAGAGTCCACGATCTTCATCCCTACCCGGCCCCAGCAGCCTTGGATCCAGGGGTGGGTGACTCATCAGAAGTTGCACTTTTTGCCGGGGATGGTgaagcgtgcctgtaatcctaccactttgggaggctgaggcgggtggattgcttaggcctagaagtttgagaccagcctgggcaacgtatggagaccccgtctctacaaaaaaaaaaaaaaaaaagaaagaaagaaattagccaggcatggtggtgtagtcccagttacttgggaggctgaggtgggaagatcacttgaaccttggaggtggaggttgcagtgagccgagatcaggccactgtactccagcgtgggcgacaaagtgagactgcatctcaaaaaaaaaaaaaaaaaaaaaggttggggggCTTCTGCTTTCCCTTTATGAGAGCTTGGGACCAAATGTGGCATCTGGTGGGGGCTCAGAGGAGGGGGCAGCAGTGAGTTCTGTGACGGTGTCATGAGGCCCTTGTCCCGTGGACAAGTGACCCAGAGAACCTGCCCATGGGGCCCCAGGCTCCGACCAGTCGAGCGCCCACCACATGCCAGTACCCAAGTTCTCTGCAAGGTATTTGGTAGAACACAATATGTGGTGTGGTAGCTTGCTTTTGAGGCATAGCTAACTTGGAAGCAAAAGCCATTCAGACAAAACACTTTATCTTGCAGGCCAAGAAGACGCTGGAGGGAGGCTGTTAGGAGGGACGCTGAGCTTCACACCTGTCTGCTGCCGTGGGTGCAGAGCCCTAGTCCTGATGGCCCCTGGTGGCACACATTGAATGCCTAGGGCAGAAAGGAAGTGGGAATGGCGAAGATGTGACGTTCCTCGGTGTTAGATCCTGTTTCTTCTTAAGTTGAGGCGTGGATAGAGCAGGAATTGGTTTTCCAACATTGTGTCCGTAAACCTGAGTTAGAATAAGATGTAACTGAAGCCATGATAAAGATTCCATCAAATCCTGCAGCCTGGGGCTTACTGTGTGCAGACTGCAACATGTGGGTCTTGGCCTCTCTGAGATGGAATGGGGCCCAGAGCCTTTCCCCCAAAACTGGCAGGGCTGGGACTTGGGGACACCCTGCCTCAAGGTCCCCGTTTTAAAACATTCTCACTAAGGTATTTAATGTGAATCTGGTGAAGCCTGCAGACCTTGCTGTGGGTATACAGCACACACCAAAGACAAGGACGTCAGCACCACGAGGTGACACTCCATGGGGCAGGGTCCTCGCAGGTAGCTTTCCTGGACACGGGGCAGGGCGGGGGCTCTTCACAAAAGGGCCTGAGTCTCCGAGAGGGGCCTGTGTAGAGCACCAGCAGCGAGTGCCCCTCTTGTGTGGGGTTGGCCGCCCCCTCGGCAGCCCAGGTGCTTCACTGATGGCACCTGCCCTCTCGTTCCCCCTCCCTATCACATCACTTGACCTAAAACTAAGGTGAGAAGGGCCACATCCTGATGCCGCCCGGGGAACTTGTTGATAGTGAGACCCCAGAGTCCATGGGGCCTGAGCGCCACCTGCAGGGTGTGGCAGGGAGTGCTTTGAGAGCCCCCCTGCCCCGGGGTACGGAGGCTGCACTGTCCTGGGGCTGCAGCCTGCACCTGCCCCCAGGCCTGTGCTAGCGGCTGACCCCGTGGGCTGAGGTCTGTTCCTCCATGTTTCCTCCTCCAGATGCTACCCCAGAATTAACCTGGTTTCCCCTAAGGGTCTCATCTGGGTGGTGGGTCTGCAGGAGCCAGGCCAGAGCGCTGGATTTTGTCCCAAGGGCTGGGATAGTGTCACATCTTGGGAAACACGGAAATCCAGACCAGACTCCTGGGGTTAAGCCACCGAAGTCCATCCCTGCGCATGCCAGAGACTCAGATGCTCTCCGCTGGCACGACCCACCCGACCCGCCTCCCCAGCGTGCAGGGTCGGCTGCCCCCCACCCTTGCCTTACTCCTACTTGTGCCCAGCACTCGTCCATGAGTGAGCCTCACTGCACAGACGTCCTTTTCTTAGCCCTGTCACGCCCTCTCCTCCATTCTCTGGCAGCTCATTGGCAGAGCTTCCTGCATCTTCTCCCTCCAAATCCAGCCTCCCGTCCCACCCTGATAGACCTGTCTTGCCGGCACTCCCCCTCGCTGTCCTTCACCCTGTGTGTGAGGTGGTAACAGACAGACCTGCCACTTCCTGTGGCCCACACCTCCAAACAGCTCTCAGGCCTCCTCGGGACACTCTCTTTTCTGCCACCCCAAATTTCCTTCCAAACCTCCCTCCACCTTTGCTCTGCCCTTCCTCCCTGAGTGGATTTCAGCACCGCGTCGATTGACAGCTCAGGAAGCTGGCGgggggtggaaggggaagggaggggggtgGGGGTTCTGCTGTTTTCGCACCGCAGGGACAGTGCGGAGCTCTAACTGCTTCGGGTGTACTTGGGCCGTCCCTGCTGCCCTAACAAAGCACCCGAGACCGGGTGATTTACAAAGAACGGCCTGATTTttcacagctctgcaggctgcGAAGCCGGAGATCCAGGCATTGGTACTGGTGTCTGGGGAGGGCCTTTGTGCCGTGTCCTCACGCTGCAGAAGGTGGAGGGGCAAGAGAGCAAATGACCTGCATGCTGCCTGCATCCTCTTTTATAAGGCTCTTAATTGTACAAGCGAGGAAGGAACCCTCGGCCTAGTCACCTCTTGATACTATCACTTAGGCAACTCCTGAATTTTGGAGAACACATCAAACCACAGCAAATGCCTTGGCTCTCAGGAGAAACTCGAAGTTCTTTGAGGGCTGAGCTCCGCTCAATCCGTCCCTGGGTCAGCGTGCTGTGCAAGTCCATTCCTGCACAGAAGTACACACAGGTGACGGGACAGCGCTATCCCTGGGCCCCTGCTCTGGAACTGAGCCCCCAGAGGCAGGCTCCACAGcccagtgacctgcacaaggacTGACCAGACAGGAGCAGCCTGTTGTTGGTCAGAAAGCGCAGCCTGGCCCCAGGGCCCCTCTGTAATGTTCTGAGAAGCCCCACCCAGGGGTCTGCGAGGCTTCTGGGGAAAGaagtttctctttccttccctgagGGGCTGCCACCTGGGctagggggtgggggtgggaaggaaTAAGGAAGTGTGCATGGGAGCGGGTGACCCTGTCTGTGGCTGGGGGTGCAGGGACTCCGGGGTGCAGCGGGGTGGGCGACAGCAGAGGCACGGCCGTCACGGATGCCTCTCCAACAACAGCAGCCATCTCAACAGAAAGGGGGGAGGGTGGAATAACCtccagagaaggaaaagaaaactgggTCATGGTAAGATATTTGGGGAAATCCAGCCGGAATGAAAATCCCACTCTGAGCAATTTAACAAATGGAGTTCCAATCCGAGGGGAACGTCCAGAAGGTGTTTTACCACTGAGCAGAGGTTCATTTGGAACTGTTTTTAATTGAGAATGAAGGACAGAAATGACCAGGACTGACTGAACCCCCTTGGCGGGGCACCTCCCAACTGCTGAGCAGTGCCCCTGGCCCCGCAGccccctcccagcctcctcctggcCCCCTCCCAGCCCCCGGCCCCGCAaccccctcccagcccccaggGCTCGGCAGGAGTCACCACTCAGCCTTCGGAAACTTCCCTCTAGTTAATTTCCAgtcttcaggccaggcgcagtggctcaagtctgtaatcctagcactttgggaggctgaggcgggtggatcacaaggtcaggagttcgagaccagcctgaccaacatggtgaaacccagtctctactaaaaatacgaaaaaaaaaattagttgggtgtggtggtatatccctgtagtcccagctactagggagcttgaggcaggagaatggtgtgaacccaggaggcggagcttgcagtgagccaagatcgcgccactgcactccagcctgggtgacagagtgagactccgtctcaaaaggaaaaaaaatttccagtcTTCAGGCTGCCCAGTGACATCCTTCAAGGGAAGAAACTATAATAAAAAGCCAAAAGGATATCAAAAGGTGCAGGAAGACACCGCCAGAGGCCAAGGCCGGGCCCTCCGTGCAGGGACCCTTCCACCAACGTGGGCCTCCCCCAGACCCAGGCCCTGGCCTTCTGCCCTTTGTGGCAGGGTTGGGGCACAAGCTCCCCAGAGGACGAGCCAAAGCAGACTCGGATGCAGTGCCCGTCCACACGTGCTGTGGACACAGCGGCACCTCCTCTCTCCCGCCAGGTGAAAGGGCTGTGGAGCTTGTCCTGGTCACGGGGCAGCACGCCCGTCAGCCTGGCACTGGGGGCTGGACCACCTCCTGGCACCAGGAGGCTCTGCCTGCTCACAGGGTCTCTCTGGGGCTGTGCTACGTCTAGTGTCCAGTCACCGCGACGCTCAGGTCATGGCGCCGTTCCCTCATAACCTCCGGCCTCTGCTTTACACATCTGGAAATCTGAGCCGGCCTCAGGCTTTCCTTCCAGTCACTCCCCCAGGACCAACTTCACTAATCAGGTATCAGTggtgtgttttactttttaaaaaaagccacaACTGGATTTTGAAAAACACAGATGATGGAGGGCCGGGCCAACCATGAGGAGTGCAGAGGGTGGCACCAGCCAGCGCCCCTGGACACCCGGCTTGTGAGTCCAGTCCCTGCTCCCTGTGCTTCCAGGACAGCAAACAGCATCCACCAAAGCTGGGCGAAGGCAAAAGTGTTTATTCAAGACTTTCTACCACACTGTGGGAAGCATCAATAAACAGTTATAATAAACAGTTATCATTCTGAGTCACTGCAAGCTTGGGATTGGATGCTGGCTCTCACGGTAGCCTGTGTTGGAACCATGAGCAGCCATGTGCACCTCCACGCACGGCCGAGCTCAACCTGAAGACCACGCGTGCTccctggcaggagcaggaggcctGACCGCAGACGCAGCAGCTCCccagcctgagcctgggagtgcACCAGCCAGCTCGCAGCGGAGGCCGTTTCtcctcacaggctggagtgagctCAGAGTCTAGAGGTTAGAGGACCTCAGACTAAGAGCTGCAACAGAACAACAGCAAGAACATTCTGGAAACGATACCACAGTGAATCTTTTCTACTTTCACTCACACTTGGTGAGGACCTCAGACATGAAACGCTGGGGAGAGATGAGTGTGGCCGCCAGAGTTTGGCTGGGATGCGGCTGAGAAAGACCTGCTGCTGGCGGAGGAGGACAGTGGCTGGCGTGGCCCTCATGGCCAGCAGGTGCTAGGACTCCTCCGGAGCCCCGGGCGCCTGTCTGAGCTGCCGGCTGTGGACCACCTGCAGAGCTCCCCCCGCAGCCTGGCGGAGCTGGGCATCCAGGGCACCACGGAGGTCGTTCACCTGGACGTCAGGCAGGGGGTTAAGGCCAATGATGACCCTGTCCCTCGGGGCCAGCTCACCCTCTGCATGAGGGCCAAGGTCCCGCCGTCGCCTCCGGAGGTCAGAGCCAGCCTGCAGTTTCAGGTCCCGGTTGGGCTTGGCATTGTCCGGCCTCTGGCCCCCCGGGACAGCTTGTTTGAGCCCCAGCTCtggctctggcctctgcctgggctccgGGACAGCAGCGTCCTCCTCGCCTCCCAGCTGCTCGTGGGACACAGGCATATGGTCCCCGCCGCGGGCCTCCTTTCTCATCTCCAGGTGACCGCCATGGTCCAGCCGGTGGCCCTGCTGTCCACCCTGCTCGCCATCAGAGATGACCCGCAGTTCCGGCTGGCGTAACACAGCCTGGGGCTGTGCGGCTGCTCCTTCTGCCCCGCCGGGCAGGTCCACTGCAAGGCCCAGGTCTCGGCTCATTTGCTTGGGCTTCATGTGAGGGTCCCCCATCTCTGCTCCCGGCCCTGCCACGAGCCAGTTGGCTTCCTTCAGAATGCCGGTGCCAGTGGCTGCCACCTCCTTCCCAGGTTTCTTCCTGTCTTGGGAACCACCGCCAGTAACATCCTGACTTTGCCCGGGGAATTCCTCTGCAAGACGTTCCTCTGGGCCCCCGGCTTCCCTGGCAGGGTCTGGCACAGGCACCTGCTCCAGGCCCTTGAGGAGCTCCTTCACCGTGCCAGCTGCCCCGGGGGCAGCATCCTTCTGGCCGTCTCTCGGCTTGGCCTGGGCTGCCCGAGGCTCTGTGTCAGGGCCGCCGTCAGGAGGGCCAGCAGGGTCTCTGCCCACAGGCCTCTCGGGGTGCTCCAGGGAGCGCTGGTTAAGGTCCTGGGATGGAGCAGGGCGGCCCCCAGGAGCTCTGAGGACAGGGTCCAAAGGCAGGGGAGGCAGATTCTCCATCGTCTCCCTGGCCTTGCCTTCGGGGGCCTCCTGGCCTCTGGGCACCGCTGC containing:
- the NDUFAF8 gene encoding NADH dehydrogenase [ubiquinone] 1 alpha subcomplex assembly factor 8 — translated: MSANGAVWGRVRSRLRAFPERLAVCGAEAAAYGRCVQASTAPGGRLSKDFCAREFEALRSCFAAAAKKTLEGGC